In a genomic window of Salvelinus fontinalis isolate EN_2023a chromosome 7, ASM2944872v1, whole genome shotgun sequence:
- the LOC129859768 gene encoding glycogenin-1-like: protein MADQAYVTLATNDNYAKGAMVLGRSLRNHNTTKQLVVLIGPHVAEPCRAMLSSIYDEVCVVDILDSGDTAHLALMKRPELGVTFTKLHCWTLTHYTKCVFMDADTLVLSNIDELFEREELSAAPDPGWPDCFNSGVFVFKPSNETYLSLMTHCTENGSFDGGDQGVLNSFFNTWSTADISKHLPFIYNLSSIAMYTYLPAFKQYGHEAKVVHFLGKVKPWNYSYDTQTGKVKGHTLTPGSGDLHPDFLVQWWNLYSSGVLPALRDSYGETLFCSGCTEEEVCDSVVEIILPPPPPQAPQVSSEERRQRWEAGQADYMGADSFESIQRKLDCFLK, encoded by the exons ATGGCGG acCAAGCATATGTGACTCTGGCCACAAATGACAACTATGCCAAAGGAGCGATGGTTCTGGGGAGGTCGCTACGCAACCATAACACAACCAAACAACTGGTGGTTCTGATTGGACCGCACGTAGCAGAGCCCTGCAg ggccATGCTGAGTAGCATCTATGACGAGGTGTGTGTGGTGGATATCTTGGACTCTGGGGACACGGCCCACCTGGCCCTGATGAAGAGACCAGAACTCGGAGTGACCTTCACCAAGCTGCACTGCTGGACACTCACACACTACACCAAGTGTGTTTTTATGGACGCAGACACACTG gtGTTGTCCAACATCGATGAGCTGTTTGAGAGGGAGGAGTTATCTGCTGCGCCTGATCCTGGTTGGCCAGATTGTTTCAACTCGGGCGTGTTCGTCTTTAAACCGTCCAATGAAACATACCTCAGCCTTATGACACACTGCACTGAGAACGGCAGCTTTGACG gtGGGGACCAAGGAGTTCTGAACAGTTTCTTCAATACCTGGTCAACAGCAGACATTTCCAAACACCTGCCTTTTATCTACAACCTCAGCAGCATCGCTATGTACACCTATCTACCAGCCTTCAAAca gtacGGTCATGAGGCTAAGGTGGTCCACTTCCTGGGGAAGGTGAAGCCATGGAACTACTCCTATGACACCCAGACTGGGAAGGTCAAAGGTCACACCCTCACCCCTGGCTCGGGTGACCTGCACCCTGACTTCCTGGTTCAGTGGTGGAACCTCTACTCCTCTGGGGTCCTACCTGCTCTCAGAGACTCATATGGAGAAACACTGTTCTGCTCCGGCTGCACtgag GAGGAGGTCTGTGACAGTGTGGTTGAGATCATCCTCCCCCCGCCTCCCCCTCAGGCGCCCCAGGTGTCcagtgaggagaggaggcagCGATGGGAGGCGGGCCAGGCGGACTACATGGGAGCCGACTCCTTCGAAAGCATCCAGAGGAAACTGGACTGCTTCCTTAAGTAG